ATACCTGGTTTGAAGTGAACAACCAAATATTGAATGCATTATTCACACTCATGTGCCTTTATCAACACCCGATGCGGATCTATAACTTTGTGCTCTTATGTCGATGGGACCAAAAGGACATTCTAAGGCTTAGGAAAGTATACTGCAAAAATGGGACATATAAGCCTAATGAGTGGATGcacatgatggtggtggtggtcctTCTTAATTTGAACTGCTTTGGCCAGTATGCCTTGTGTGGTCTCAACATAGGATACCGCAGATCAGAAAGGCCTCCTATCGGTGTCGCTGTGTCTATTTCTGTTGCAATTGGCGCTGCGGCATTCGCCAGTGTGTATAATATTGTCAGTCCTCTTGGGAAGGATTATGACCCAGATGAAGAACTGAGAGAAGCGGATCCAGAAGCACAATCCGTGGTCACCTCAACTGAAGGCACCAAGCCAGCAACTTCAGGGAGCTCGCTTGAGAGGAGATACTCTTTTCTTCAGAGCGAAGAACGCCGTTTCGTAGAGAGTAGGCCTGAGTGGGTCGGTGGACTCGCAGATTTCTGGGATGGTATAACTCTTGCATACTTGTCGATTTTCTGCAGTTGTTGCGTTTTCGGGTGGAATGTGCAGAGGCTTGGGTTCGGCAACATGTACGTCCATATTGCAACATTTCTGCTGTTTTGCGCAGctcccttcttcatcttcaatatggcagctatCAATATTAACAATGAAACCCTGCGAGAAGCACTCGGGCTCACTGGAGTTGCACTTTGCTTTTTCGGTCTACTGTATGGTGGCTTTTGGAGAATACAGATGAGGAAGAGATTTAACCTCCCCGGGAACACCTTTTGCTGCCGTAATCCTGATGTCACAGATTGTTTCCAGTGGCTGTGCTGTTGTTCGTGTTCTCTAGCTCAGGAGGTGAGAACTGCTGATTATTATGATATTGCAGAGGAAAGGTCATACAGAGGACAAGCAACCGAGGAAAGTCAGCGTGTGATGTCACCATTACGTCGTGAAGATGGTTTGCCACTTTTCAAGTCAACCCCTGCTTCGCCGTACAGGAGTAGCACACCAAGTCGATCAATTTTCATTATGGAGAGTCCATCAGCTCCACGGAGGTCATCCGGTGCAACCCCTCTTGGCGGTTCACCGACAACAGGCGACAGGGCAATGCAGGCGCCTGCTCCATCTGTTTTACACAGAGAAGGTGGAGATGGATCATAGCATGTGGCGACCCAACAAGGCACGCATCGCGAGTCTACTCAGTCTATGGAGAGGAACCTGTATATTTGTTGTAAAGGGGAAAAAAAAGTTACCATGTGTTGCATTTTCATCTTGCGGCTGATTTTCCAGTGTGCAAtcactcctcctcaagagatgtaCAGAAGTATCCAATTCTGCTCTGTTCTGTATTCTTTTAGATTTCTGGAGTGCAGACTTCTCTTTTGAGGTGAAACGGCGTCAGTGGTATATGTATGTTTAGTATTTGGCTGGAGAGTTGATCTGTTGATGGCTAACAACTGGATGTGACGCTGCCATCAGTCTCTTTCAGCActtgcaatagtaacagtaactttGTTGTCTAACTTCCTAGTTTCTTACCAGGCTGTTCTGTTGTGCTCAAACAAATGTTGATTAACCTATTTCGTCTTCTAGGACAGAACAGAAATGCGCCCCTGCGTCGTCTCTAGTAGGTGGTGGCGGCCTAGCGGGGAACCCTAGATCGCCTCCACCGCTCCCCCTCCATCCACACCACTCACATGCTGCCGGTAGAGTACACTCGTGCGAAGCCTGCGCGGCGGATGGTGGTGATGGCATCGCGTACGGCTAGTGCTCCTGCTCCGGCTGACCATGATGGATTGCTCCTGGAGGTCTTGGTCGGCTACGGAGGGGTCACAACGTTGTGTCCGCGTCAGTTGGCTCCGCCCTACATTGACAATGGCGAGCCTCAACATCATAGTTTAGCGGTGTCTCGGCGGTGAAAGCATGATGATGGACGTACATAGGGTGGTGGTACTGTTTGGCATCATGGCGGGGTTGACTACGGGCCTTCCTGAAGATGGGTCGGTGAAAGACGGCATCGCTGGCTTCTGGAGCGTGCACATATAGTACCTGCTGAGGCTTTGCTGGACCGGTTTATGCTCCCGGCTTGCAGTTGAGCAGCTTGGTGAGACATCCGACTGTGTGTGAGGTCTAGGCACATGGACATGACCATGGAGCCCAACACCAAGCTTGTAGTTGTAGCGATTTTGATCGCCAAGACGGAGACTTTGGGTGCATCACATGTATTTGTTTTGTTAGATTTTGGAAAGCCCGCAGAGGCTTTGTTGGATCAGTTTATGCTCCTGGCTTGCAGTTGAGCAGCTTGGTGAGACCTCCGATTCTATGTGTTAGGTCTAGGCACATGGACCTAACCATGGAGCCCATCATCAATCTTGTAGTTGATTTTGATTGCCAAAAAGGAGGCTTTGGGTGCATCGATATGTATTTGTTTTTTAAATAATATACTCTCTTCGTCCGTTAATAGATGTCTAGTGGttcgtctaaatttagatgtatctctgCCTAAAAaatgtctagatacatttaaatttagataaatttttGACATCTAaaaatggacagaggtagtaataAAAGTATTGCGTGCCCATTTTGATGGAGAGTCCGGGTTTCAACTTCCAACCTCCTTgtcccaaaagaaaagaaaaacctgTATCATGTTCACCAGTTAGGAACCTGTGAATCGGACGACCATTTCGTTTGGCTTCGAGATTCAGCATCAAAATCTTCATCCCGCAGCACGCCACGCACTATGTTTGACATCTTCAGCACGTTCAATCCGTTTCACTCCATCATCTAGCGTTGAGAAACTCGACACATCCCCAGACCCTGCCGAGTCAAAGAAAGCCACATCCGAACATGCAGCAACGATCGCTAGCATGGCAGACGAAGATGGCATTCATGCATCACTCCATCTGGACCGGTTCTTGTCTCGCCTTCAACTTCTCCATCGATTCAACCATCTTGACGTGAGAACAACTCATCTTCATCTCTGAAGAGAGAACGTGCGGAACAGCCTGCACGTTTCTGTTTCCCCTCCGGAGGCAGTTTCCCAGAAAGTTTTTAGTTCCGACGGTGTTCCGACGGTGGTCGAGGGGCACACTGACTGCCTTTACACAACCAAGTTGTTGGTTTCTGACCCGTCGTAGTAGATCAAGATTCACCGTGAGCTGATACACCGCGCTCCAGCAAGGGTACACACCGAGTGACGGGGACGAAACATTCAATCCTGTCCGCGCTGTCCATAACAACATGCAGTTCTTTTTAAAGAAAACGTTTTGCGCCTACTTCAGTAGCATCTTGGATACATTTGTCATGGGTCGACACGGACACATCGGGCCGGGTAAAACGTGAACAACTGGACACTGTAAGTTACCATGACCGGGCAAATTCAGAGAGCAACTTGTGAGCTCTAAGGCAGACTACCTCTAGATTACAGTAACTGAGCGATCAAAGAAGAGGTCAATCGATCCGACTGTCCCTATAGCTCCACATATGCCAACATTCCGTTTATATAATAACCCCGGCCATTGCGACTTCTACTACCGTCGCAGAGAACACAAGTCGGGCATGATACCGGATAGCATATTTGTGAATCATATATTACTACCTATGAACCGGTCAGTGATTCGAAACAAAATGGACTGTTCTAGAACACGAGGGTAGAGATCGAAGCATCTTGGATGAATAAACACCGATTGTGTAATTAGAAAACCAATATATTTTTTGAGAAGGAAGTGCTTTACTAATTATTAAATCGGCGTTTAATAAACTCCGATCACGATATGAACACACTCGCACATGCATTCAGACACCTACGTACACACTCACACATAGGGACTCACTTAATAAGGCTCATGTATAGGAGTAACATTACACTTACTGGCAACTTGTTTCCGGATAAGGCTGACGTGGTTAGCACTGGTGCATCGTGATTTGCTAGGAAACCAGTACGTACTTATCCTCACACATGAGGGCATGAGGCCATGATGTAGGATTATTCTTCATTTAGATCGCTAAGCATGATGGAGACAATGATGGCATAAAACTTTAGCCTTTGCATTAATGATTATAACCTAGAGCATTAGAACACGTCATTGACGCAAAAACATTGAAACCAACTGCTAGTTGTAGAGCGATTAGAGTGTAGTTCCTATGTGTAGTAGTGGGGTTTTGACGTTGaagacctggttggggaagatagGTGGCAACATCGGTGATGTAGTGGTGACCGACGATAATGCAATTGTCCTGGCATACCTACAGTTATGACGGCCGTATGATCCCCTTAGCGCACTTTTAGGATTGGCCACTGTGTTTTTTCATGGTTTACCCATATTTGATCATGACGAGAGGACTATCACTTAGAGCAAGTACTAGTGAGCtgactataaggattaaaatagtatattattgcttagttggaggagagagaggaggtgagagaaggagagtgggctcttaggctgctcatagtggagagtaacttagagcaattccaatagtgtagccagctgctggctataagccaagtgtcatgtcatctatagtcaaCTTAGAGCCAATACATACAATAGTGAGCTACAAAAATATAGTACTTTATTAATGTATGGCccacatttcactctcacaaagtgtctaggagcacgtgctagagctggctcttgcataagagctcactctccttctctctcctcctctctctcctccaactaagcaataatatactattttaatccttataccCAGCTGattaggacttattgtacttgctctaatgttactagtctaagttactacctTCATTGTGGGTGGTAACTTAGATGTGGTTtcatgcattgtatcatttattGTGTTATAGACTCATATTACTTTGGGATggatgatgttatggtaacatagctagttaccaccccattctctttcttcatttattgttatgccatgtcaccaaaatacattgggatgtgtgatgttactatctATGTTacccccactatgagcagtcttatgcaatagccagctctagcacgtgcccctaggcactttgtgagagtgaaatgtggAACATATATTGATAAAGTACTATATTtttatgggatttctattttcgtgccctccgtttcttagttgtgctcagttttccccagctccttagtttttcctcagttttccccaagtgcttgtttgaaacccgcagaaggcagctcagacggcaggattcccgttaagttgaccgctccgtgctgacgtgtggggccgcgtcgtgtgggcccgcatcgcgtggggctggtagaaagggaccgcgtgggacatgaCGAGATAGCgtatggttgcacgtgagcaggagctgggttttgtctctctcggccattggtatttcccttttaagagtaccttttctgcctccttctctctgccttttttcacataattagtatcaaatctagagaagcttgcatttctgtctttcttcaattattatttgtgccttttggccctggttgttttcccaatatggcagcaaatctagtagggagcccaatctagtactccatctggtccatatgtatgtagttaaatctagaagcaaatctacagggaatgtacgataaattcacaaggtcatatagtagaatagggatagacaatatagataataagctgcattcagtagccaaacatagtagggttcgaggttcttcacagcagtacagcaccatcatgctaacaacataacaacgagggatccctagctaacaacaaagggatcccaacaacaaaatggaggaggcagcagcagcacacgtccaggactccgcctaccccatctgcctctgcctccacttgttgctccccttgggagctttgggcttgagcggaggcatgcgcccgccggagatctccacccgctggatgctgcggaggtgcatgccgagcgccaagtgcttggcgcggaaggagttggggttcaccgacgcgccgaccttggggttggtgtggccgatgttctcggcatgcgtgaggacgcagttgaagGCCGTGCCGCCgaggcctcctagtgcagaaggggcactgtagacacccttggcgacgtcgaggtaggagacataccggccgacctgcagcctccgcggcactggcgagtcttgacgtcatggtgctcgtgccgctgccgacgtcgctgccgctGTAcagtgatccatatcaaacgggaatttattagtgaatgagttgcaaacgtgcatgataacaaagttaggaaaaacagaggcagcctcagttagagtggacacgattatatgtctacaaggacggtgtaagcgaaccaaagctcatgcacaacagatttgtacacagaaatggttcgctgaaccctccctgtaaaaatctgtgcccaccgattcatcataggcaaagaaacagattccagatctgaacttgaacacattccagattatttgcaaaattaaacggttgatatcttttgattcgtgcataaaataactgattgagatcctatgattacttgcataaattaactgattgagatcccattattacttgcataaattaaccgaacggccgaaacccaaatcttgaacgaaatcaaggagggatcaaagcaaaatggaataaaatcggcgcaaatattagcccaatactcatccatccacagatccatctacaccagcacaaatagggttcaaaaaggaatgggaaacaaaaaaggaagcaaaccgtagttacctcgttccatgggtcctctatggaggtgtcgtagcggttcgggggcgggacgtacggcaccggctcgtaggggtcccatcccggcgggatctgaccgcgaccgacggcagcagcctccgatgcaccggcggaggctgcggcgacgtccgttgaggtgacggcggcgacgtccgttgaggggacggcgtcgaagagggaggcgtcgcgcttggagccgacggcgccgtggacgatgggattggtattctccttgtccatctcaccggcagaggagagggagagggagagggttttttgctttggagaagatgatgggacgtgagagaggcggcgttgcgtaggcgagtgagagtgacagagatagtgggaggaggcatctataaaggcaaggggtggttaatgcgacccgcgtcctacgcgtccaccgctgcacgtctgcacgtcttggacttctgcaatgcgccacgcgtccacgattgcacgtcttcgacttctgcaccgcgatcggcgtctacgcgtcaaatattgcacgtctttcatttctgcaccgcaacacgcgtcctcgagtctaaccctggaaatttagatatactcaggtataacctcaagcattatactagcattttttgtgtgctcagttttccccttgagtgctaatactggctagtgcaatatgctcagttttaccctcaagtagctggtcaacagacagtcaacaaatgggattaactagttaaatgagtcatttaatgtgcaaaaattccgaaaaatagtggcacatactcatggagtcttcaccacaaattgccagttctcaaaacatagataagtcatagataaatcaagttttaccacaaattgccacttctcaaaggccttctcaaatcacctagtagctatgaaggtgcatggttttccacaataagcccttcccaaaacagctttccccaaaa
This Lolium perenne isolate Kyuss_39 chromosome 1, Kyuss_2.0, whole genome shotgun sequence DNA region includes the following protein-coding sequences:
- the LOC127319306 gene encoding uncharacterized protein; translated protein: MALNGNGNLKADTQAVESRTSESEPEATGVNSISTQDVSRQGNERSGFLNFVNRFTGPNLRKLGHNPSVKFRQLTLARDEFSRSIHSDNHGNHEHFHLIRKINWGHLWVMGKEWIRQPMNMALFAWIACVAVSGAILFMVMTGMLNHALPSKPLRDTWFEVNNQILNALFTLMCLYQHPMRIYNFVLLCRWDQKDILRLRKVYCKNGTYKPNEWMHMMVVVVLLNLNCFGQYALCGLNIGYRRSERPPIGVAVSISVAIGAAAFASVYNIVSPLGKDYDPDEELREADPEAQSVVTSTEGTKPATSGSSLERRYSFLQSEERRFVESRPEWVGGLADFWDGITLAYLSIFCSCCVFGWNVQRLGFGNMYVHIATFLLFCAAPFFIFNMAAININNETLREALGLTGVALCFFGLLYGGFWRIQMRKRFNLPGNTFCCRNPDVTDCFQWLCCCSCSLAQEVRTADYYDIAEERSYRGQATEESQRVMSPLRREDGLPLFKSTPASPYRSSTPSRSIFIMESPSAPRRSSGATPLGGSPTTGDRAMQAPAPSVLHREGGDGS